One genomic segment of Methanococcus voltae PS includes these proteins:
- a CDS encoding ZPR1 zinc finger domain-containing protein: MEFKKDENIKSGINQVSVMDCPICHAENGLKMVTQELEIPYFGKVIETTLFCKNCNYKKSDIFPSEVKEPKRFILKINEEYDLNKRVIRGSTGHILIPELGFEVSPGPASEAYVSNVEGVLTRLEDALKTLKGWVEDENEIKKANELVGKLELVKKGELSVTLIIEDPLGHSAIIGDGVVEEDLNEEEIAKLTHDVAIMENGVHE; encoded by the coding sequence ATGGAATTTAAAAAAGATGAGAATATAAAAAGTGGAATTAATCAAGTTAGCGTTATGGATTGCCCCATATGTCATGCGGAAAATGGCTTAAAAATGGTAACTCAAGAATTGGAGATACCTTATTTTGGAAAAGTTATAGAAACTACATTATTTTGTAAAAATTGTAACTATAAAAAAAGTGATATATTCCCTTCAGAAGTAAAAGAACCTAAAAGATTTATATTAAAGATAAACGAAGAATACGATTTAAATAAAAGAGTAATTAGGGGGTCTACAGGTCATATTTTAATACCAGAACTTGGATTTGAAGTTTCACCAGGGCCGGCTTCAGAAGCCTACGTATCTAATGTAGAAGGCGTACTTACAAGATTAGAAGATGCCTTAAAAACGCTTAAAGGCTGGGTAGAAGATGAAAATGAAATAAAAAAAGCTAATGAACTTGTTGGTAAATTAGAATTGGTTAAAAAAGGAGAGTTGTCTGTCACACTTATAATAGAAGACCCACTTGGACATAGTGCAATAATTGGAGATGGAGTAGTAGAAGAAGATTTAAACGAAGAAGAAATAGCTAAATTAACACATGACGTAGCAATTATGGAAAATGGAGTTCATGAATAA